The proteins below come from a single Mucilaginibacter mali genomic window:
- a CDS encoding ATP-dependent Clp protease proteolytic subunit, which produces MNIDKNEFRKYAVGHCHVQKFAVDRYIAGVETGTPRMSMTPYITEERPLNVAQMDVFSRLMVDRIIFLGTAVEDHMANVIQAQLLFLQSTDSKKDIQMYINSPGGSVYAGFGIYDTMQLISNDVATICTGMAASMAANLLCGGAAGKRSALKHSRIMLHQPSGGAQGPASDIEITARQILKIQKELYTIVSEHSGRSYEEVHQASDRDNWMTAPEAQEFGIIDEVLARVVA; this is translated from the coding sequence ATGAATATCGATAAAAATGAATTCCGCAAATATGCGGTGGGGCATTGCCATGTCCAAAAATTCGCGGTCGACCGCTACATTGCCGGTGTGGAAACGGGCACGCCACGCATGTCGATGACGCCCTACATTACCGAAGAGCGCCCATTGAACGTTGCCCAAATGGATGTCTTCTCGCGGTTGATGGTAGATCGCATCATCTTTTTGGGTACCGCGGTAGAAGACCATATGGCCAACGTGATTCAGGCGCAATTGCTGTTCCTGCAGTCTACCGACAGCAAAAAAGATATCCAGATGTACATTAACTCGCCGGGCGGCTCGGTATATGCCGGGTTTGGGATCTATGATACCATGCAACTCATCAGTAACGATGTAGCCACCATCTGCACAGGCATGGCGGCCTCTATGGCGGCCAACCTATTGTGCGGCGGTGCGGCAGGCAAGCGCTCGGCCTTGAAGCATTCGCGCATTATGCTGCACCAACCATCAGGCGGCGCGCAGGGACCTGCATCGGATATAGAAATTACTGCCAGGCAGATACTAAAGATCCAGAAGGAACTATACACCATCGTATCCGAACACAGCGGCCGCAGCTACGAAGAAGTGCACCAGGCATCCGACCGGGATAACTGGATGACGGCACCTGAGGCGCAGGAGTTTGGGATTATTGATGAGGTGCTGGCGCGAGTGGTGGCCTAA
- a CDS encoding RluA family pseudouridine synthase, with protein MINNTDLQDIEEQDFYEHLRVVVDKGQSLLRIDKFLMHRIENASRNRIQNAIDQGNVLVNDKPVKASYKVKPLDVISVVLPHPPRDTEVYPENIPIDIVYEDDDVLIVNKVAGMVVHPGYNNYTGTLVNALVYHFQQLPTLPGNDGRPGLVHRIDKDTSGLLLISKNERSMTYLARQFFEHTINRKYIALVWGDLAEDGTVTGYIGRSVADRRVMSIYDTEEKGKWSVTHYKVLERFGYVTLIECKLETGRTHQIRAHMKHIGHPLFSDATYGGDKILKGTVFNKYKQFVDNCFEIMPRQALHAQSLGFRHPSKKQDIYFEAPLPQDFDSVLKKWRGYATTMADQNS; from the coding sequence ATGATAAATAATACTGACCTGCAAGATATTGAGGAACAGGACTTTTACGAGCATTTAAGGGTAGTTGTAGATAAAGGCCAGTCTTTATTACGCATTGATAAGTTTTTGATGCATCGCATCGAGAATGCCTCGCGTAACCGCATACAAAACGCTATCGACCAGGGTAATGTACTGGTAAATGATAAGCCCGTTAAGGCCAGTTACAAGGTAAAACCACTGGATGTGATATCGGTAGTGTTACCACACCCACCACGTGATACTGAGGTATATCCCGAAAATATCCCAATTGATATTGTTTATGAGGACGATGATGTACTGATCGTGAATAAAGTTGCCGGTATGGTGGTGCATCCTGGTTATAATAATTATACCGGTACGCTGGTGAACGCGCTGGTATATCATTTTCAGCAATTACCCACCTTGCCAGGTAATGATGGCCGTCCCGGTTTGGTGCACCGTATTGATAAGGATACCTCGGGCTTGCTGTTGATCAGTAAGAACGAGCGGTCTATGACCTACCTGGCCCGTCAATTTTTTGAGCATACGATCAACCGTAAATATATCGCCCTGGTATGGGGCGACCTGGCCGAAGATGGCACCGTAACCGGCTACATTGGCCGCAGCGTGGCCGACAGGCGGGTAATGTCTATTTACGATACCGAGGAAAAAGGCAAATGGTCGGTAACGCATTATAAGGTGCTGGAGCGATTTGGTTACGTAACCCTTATCGAATGTAAGCTGGAAACCGGTCGTACGCACCAGATCCGCGCGCATATGAAGCATATCGGGCATCCGCTGTTTAGCGATGCTACCTACGGCGGCGATAAAATACTTAAGGGCACCGTGTTTAATAAATACAAGCAATTTGTAGATAATTGTTTCGAGATAATGCCGCGCCAGGCGCTTCATGCGCAAAGTTTGGGCTTCAGGCACCCATCAAAAAAACAGGATATTTATTTTGAAGCCCCTTTACCACAGGACTTTGACTCGGTTTTAAAAAAATGGCGCGGATATGCCACAACAATGGCAGACCAAAATAGTTAA
- a CDS encoding RNA polymerase sigma factor — protein MAADDILAHSNQQLFTNLYLSAFPIVARYVSHRGGSVDEARDVFHDAVMIWYERHVEAVDATRNNKAYLIGIAKHLWLKSYREHSRYIPLDEAGPTDLPAHDEQQPISNKILHYLEATGQKCMDLLKSFYYDKLPMTDIARAFGFSGERSATVQKFKCLEKVRETVKSKSLTYEDFVE, from the coding sequence ATGGCAGCAGATGATATTTTAGCACACAGCAATCAGCAGCTTTTTACAAATTTGTACCTGTCGGCTTTCCCCATTGTGGCAAGGTATGTAAGCCATAGGGGTGGTTCGGTTGATGAGGCCAGGGACGTTTTTCACGACGCGGTGATGATCTGGTACGAACGGCACGTTGAAGCCGTGGATGCAACACGGAATAACAAAGCTTATTTAATAGGCATAGCCAAACACCTATGGTTGAAAAGCTACCGGGAACATAGCCGCTATATCCCGCTTGATGAAGCCGGACCGACTGATTTGCCTGCGCATGATGAGCAGCAGCCTATCAGCAACAAAATACTGCACTACCTGGAAGCAACCGGGCAAAAATGCATGGACCTGCTGAAGAGTTTTTATTACGACAAGCTGCCGATGACTGATATCGCCCGCGCATTCGGCTTTTCGGGCGAGCGTTCGGCCACGGTGCAGAAGTTTAAGTGTTTGGAAAAAGTAAGGGAAACAGTTAAAAGTAAATCGCTGACGTATGAGGACTTCGTTGAATAA
- a CDS encoding LysE family translocator: protein MIEAIISGIGIGLVLTFLTGPVFFALIKTSIQKGFHAGMALALGVVTSDVVFVGAILFGSQFFDVDPKTKIYAGIVGSVILFGIGLHYIFKKADVNFKTTTPKRIRKAGFFLKGFLMCIFNPTILFHWITVIGTASTIYHQGIPNRGLKLATMFLTVLIVQFGMDCTKAFYANKLRERISEKLVHRLNEVAGIALIIASLILVDKLVTHFVFSPMS from the coding sequence ATGATAGAAGCTATAATATCGGGTATCGGGATCGGATTAGTGCTGACGTTTTTAACAGGCCCGGTTTTCTTCGCGTTAATTAAAACCAGTATCCAAAAAGGCTTCCACGCCGGTATGGCCCTGGCTTTGGGCGTTGTAACCAGCGATGTGGTTTTTGTTGGCGCTATCCTTTTCGGCTCCCAGTTTTTTGATGTAGATCCCAAAACCAAAATATATGCGGGTATAGTAGGCAGCGTTATTTTGTTTGGCATCGGCCTGCACTATATCTTTAAAAAAGCCGATGTAAACTTCAAAACCACCACTCCCAAACGTATCCGCAAAGCGGGTTTTTTCCTGAAGGGTTTCTTGATGTGTATTTTTAACCCAACTATACTTTTCCACTGGATAACCGTTATTGGTACCGCCAGTACTATTTATCATCAGGGTATCCCAAACCGCGGATTGAAACTGGCCACCATGTTCCTTACAGTGCTCATCGTGCAGTTCGGCATGGATTGCACCAAAGCCTTTTATGCCAATAAACTGCGCGAGCGCATATCCGAGAAACTGGTGCACCGCCTTAACGAGGTGGCTGGTATTGCACTTATTATTGCTTCGTTGATTTTGGTTGATAAGCTGGTGACGCACTTTGTGTTCTCGCCGATGTCGTAA
- a CDS encoding 1-aminocyclopropane-1-carboxylate deaminase/D-cysteine desulfhydrase yields MQKIELEIFSPVHQIKHPLLDEKGLKLFIKRDDLIHPLISGNKWRKLKYILAKAQSESKTHLVTFGGAYSNHLLATAAAAAKFGFQSTGIVRGEEVNNDTLFMCRLHGMRLLFIDRDSYRDKPALFQKYFGNDADAFFIDEGGASAEGAKGCSELVTELPQTYTHLFCACGTGTTAAGIINGIAAHQLPTKFHGIPVFKGGDFMRDEIAKYLIPHPSLSERTDSYHLHTDYHFGGYGKTTPQLIDFIKAFIASTGILIEPVYTGKMLYAIFDMARNNYFNPGDEILVIHSGGIWGLLGMKEKF; encoded by the coding sequence ATGCAAAAAATAGAATTAGAGATCTTCAGCCCCGTTCATCAAATAAAGCATCCGCTGCTTGATGAAAAGGGGCTGAAGCTTTTTATCAAGCGCGACGACCTGATCCATCCCCTTATATCGGGCAATAAATGGCGCAAGCTAAAATATATCCTCGCAAAGGCACAATCTGAAAGTAAAACCCACCTGGTAACTTTCGGCGGCGCTTATTCCAATCATCTATTAGCTACGGCAGCGGCGGCGGCAAAGTTCGGCTTCCAATCAACTGGCATTGTACGCGGCGAAGAAGTTAACAACGACACCCTGTTTATGTGCCGCCTGCATGGCATGCGGTTGTTATTTATCGACAGAGACAGTTATCGCGATAAACCTGCATTGTTTCAAAAATATTTTGGCAATGATGCCGACGCCTTTTTTATAGATGAGGGTGGCGCATCAGCCGAAGGGGCTAAAGGTTGCAGCGAACTGGTTACCGAGTTACCCCAAACCTACACCCACCTTTTTTGCGCCTGCGGAACGGGTACCACAGCAGCCGGTATTATTAATGGCATTGCAGCACATCAACTGCCGACCAAATTTCACGGCATCCCTGTTTTTAAGGGTGGCGATTTTATGCGTGATGAAATTGCTAAATATTTAATACCTCACCCTTCCCTTTCCGAAAGAACGGATTCGTATCACTTGCACACCGATTACCATTTTGGCGGATACGGCAAGACCACACCGCAACTCATCGATTTCATTAAAGCGTTTATCGCGTCAACCGGCATCCTGATCGAACCCGTGTACACCGGCAAAATGCTGTACGCGATATTCGACATGGCCCGTAACAATTATTTCAATCCCGGCGATGAGATACTGGTCATCCACAGTGGCGGCATCTGGGGTTTGCTGGGAATGAAAGAGAAATTTTAA
- a CDS encoding DUF6588 family protein: MKKLYSLIIAGVLVIPALKSYAQSSSSSNDDGFSQLIKSSPGDATKLLQAYAEPMFKGFGTGLNSGWNNTAATKKLLHFDLRISAAVAQVPTGDQTFDVTKIGLSNNLKPADPNKTIAPTFGNNNDVEGPKMNIMSDNGTTVVSSFTLPKGVFNYVPAPNIQLTIGLVHHTDLTIRTVPKINLGDDAGSVGMIGFGIKHDVIQDFAKKVPKPFDLALAVNYNRINYTKTLNVKPDAGSQPAAGQSSDFSNQRIEAHFGGVNVQAIISKKLLFFTPFLAVAYQTASTDLGVLGNYPIASTNPLAPNQYITVTDPVHINETSVSGMRADLGFQLNLAILRIYASASTGQYISANAGIGFGF; encoded by the coding sequence ATGAAAAAACTTTACTCACTAATTATTGCCGGCGTATTAGTTATACCGGCATTAAAAAGCTATGCCCAAAGCAGTTCGTCCTCAAACGACGACGGCTTCAGTCAGCTAATTAAATCAAGTCCTGGCGATGCAACCAAATTATTACAAGCTTATGCCGAACCCATGTTTAAAGGTTTTGGCACCGGCCTAAACAGTGGTTGGAACAATACCGCCGCGACTAAAAAATTATTGCATTTCGATCTGCGTATTTCAGCAGCTGTAGCCCAGGTGCCTACCGGCGACCAGACATTTGATGTAACCAAGATCGGTTTGTCGAACAATCTGAAACCCGCCGACCCCAATAAAACTATTGCTCCTACCTTTGGGAATAACAATGATGTTGAAGGCCCAAAGATGAATATCATGAGCGATAACGGGACTACAGTTGTTAGCAGTTTTACCTTACCTAAAGGTGTTTTTAACTATGTTCCTGCCCCAAATATTCAACTTACCATTGGTTTAGTTCATCATACCGATCTTACTATCCGCACCGTTCCTAAAATCAATCTTGGCGATGATGCCGGTTCGGTTGGTATGATTGGTTTTGGTATTAAACACGATGTAATACAAGATTTTGCTAAAAAAGTTCCCAAACCATTTGATTTGGCTCTTGCTGTAAATTACAACCGTATTAACTATACTAAAACACTCAACGTTAAACCCGATGCAGGAAGCCAGCCTGCCGCCGGCCAATCAAGCGATTTTAGCAACCAACGTATCGAGGCGCATTTCGGTGGGGTAAATGTACAGGCTATTATTTCTAAAAAGTTGTTATTCTTTACTCCTTTCCTCGCGGTAGCTTATCAAACCGCCAGCACCGATTTGGGCGTTTTGGGTAATTATCCAATTGCATCAACAAATCCGTTGGCGCCAAATCAATATATTACCGTAACCGACCCTGTACACATTAACGAAACCAGTGTAAGCGGCATGCGCGCCGACCTTGGTTTCCAGCTTAATTTAGCAATTTTGCGTATCTATGCATCCGCAAGCACAGGCCAGTATATATCGGCAAATGCCGGTATTGGCTTCGGCTTCTAA
- the lat gene encoding L-lysine 6-transaminase produces the protein MYNLNISPEHVGTTLGKHILADGFDLTFDMEKSEGVYIYDSKYNRRLLDFFTCFASVPLGYNHPKMLGDDAFTRNLMLAALTNPSNSDIYTQQYAQFMDTFDRVGIPSYLPHAFFIAGGGLAIENALKTAMDWKVQKNFAKGHKVEKGFQVLHFEHAFHGRTGYTLSLTNTIPNKTKWFAKFNWPRVSTPMMQFPQTEENQQDVQQLEAASIAQIKQAFKDNPDEICAIIIEPIQSEGGDNHLRVAFMRQLRQLADEHEALLIYDEIQTGVGLTGKFWCHEHFGADAQPDIIAFGKKMQVCGILAGKRVDEVEGNVFRVPSRINSTWGGNLTDMVRSSKIMEIIEEDKLCDNAANMGAYLQQQLTKLSEKYEVISNVRGRGLLTAFDFPDKEKRDLFIQKGMEHNVMFLGCADKTIRFRPALIMEQKHIDEGLQVMEKIISHL, from the coding sequence ATGTATAACCTGAATATCAGTCCCGAGCACGTTGGCACAACCTTGGGTAAGCACATCCTGGCCGATGGCTTCGACCTTACTTTCGACATGGAAAAAAGCGAAGGCGTTTACATTTACGACTCGAAGTATAACCGCCGCCTGTTAGACTTTTTTACCTGCTTTGCCTCGGTGCCGTTGGGCTACAATCACCCCAAAATGCTGGGCGACGATGCCTTTACCCGCAACCTGATGCTGGCCGCGCTGACCAACCCATCCAACTCGGATATTTATACGCAGCAGTACGCACAGTTTATGGATACTTTCGATAGAGTGGGTATACCATCCTACCTGCCCCATGCCTTTTTTATAGCCGGCGGTGGATTGGCTATCGAAAACGCCCTGAAAACTGCCATGGATTGGAAGGTGCAGAAAAACTTTGCTAAAGGACATAAAGTGGAGAAGGGTTTCCAGGTTTTGCATTTTGAACACGCGTTTCATGGTCGCACGGGTTATACCTTAAGTTTAACCAATACCATTCCCAATAAAACTAAGTGGTTTGCCAAATTCAACTGGCCGCGGGTAAGTACGCCAATGATGCAGTTCCCCCAAACCGAAGAAAATCAGCAGGATGTACAGCAACTTGAGGCTGCATCGATAGCGCAAATTAAACAAGCTTTTAAGGACAACCCTGATGAGATCTGTGCCATTATTATCGAACCTATCCAATCCGAAGGCGGCGACAACCACCTGCGTGTAGCGTTTATGCGTCAACTACGCCAACTGGCCGATGAACATGAAGCGCTGTTAATTTACGATGAGATCCAGACCGGCGTAGGCCTTACCGGTAAATTCTGGTGTCATGAGCATTTCGGTGCGGATGCTCAGCCTGATATCATTGCCTTTGGTAAAAAGATGCAGGTATGCGGCATTTTGGCCGGCAAACGGGTTGACGAGGTAGAGGGAAACGTATTCCGGGTGCCGTCGCGCATTAACTCAACCTGGGGCGGTAACCTTACAGATATGGTACGCTCATCCAAAATTATGGAGATCATCGAAGAGGATAAACTCTGCGATAATGCCGCCAATATGGGCGCTTATCTGCAACAGCAATTAACAAAACTGTCTGAAAAATACGAGGTTATCAGCAATGTACGCGGACGGGGTTTACTCACTGCTTTCGACTTCCCCGATAAGGAGAAACGCGACTTATTTATACAAAAAGGCATGGAGCATAACGTAATGTTTTTGGGATGCGCCGATAAAACCATCCGCTTTAGGCCGGCGCTTATAATGGAGCAAAAACACATTGATGAGGGCCTGCAGGTTATGGAAAAAATAATAAGCCACTTATAA
- a CDS encoding amidophosphoribosyltransferase: MSDSIKHECGVAFIRLLKPLSYYQKKYGTALYGINKLYLLMEKQHNRGQDGAGVATIKLDIEPGKRYISRHRSMAPSAVADIFEYIQKKFADIQKESPEKMQDAEWLKENVSFTGEVLLGHLRYGTHGKNSIESCHPFLRQNNWQTRNLVIAGNFNMTNVDELLQQLYDLGQHPKEKADTVTVLEKIGHFLDTENQGLFDQYKREGMDDNKEISKMIANDLDVAKILKKSAKSWDGGYTIAGILGHGDAFVMRDPVGIRPAYYYYNDEIVVAASERPAIQTAFNVAFEDIREIKPGHALVVKKNGRITEDQFSEPKEKKSCSFERIYFSRGSDAAIYRERKQLGRLLCPQILEAVDHDVKNTVFSFIPNTAEVAYYGMAEGVHKYIKQYQRDALLNREDKISDEELTEVLAIAPRLEKLAIKDVKLRTFITNDADRGEMVAHVYDTTYGVIKNGTDTLVALDDSIVRGTTLKQSILKILDRLGPKKIVIVSSAPQIRYPDCYGIDMSRMGEFVAFEAAVSLLRENGMEAVLADVYQKCKDSLLLPKEQVQNYVKAIYEPFTDQEISDRIAQIITPKGTNAEVKVIYQTLENLHTACPDHLGDWYFSGDYPTPGGNKIVNRAFVNWMEGKNQRAYM, from the coding sequence ATGAGCGATTCGATCAAGCATGAATGCGGTGTGGCTTTTATCCGTCTGCTAAAGCCACTATCATACTACCAGAAAAAGTACGGCACAGCGCTGTACGGCATTAACAAACTGTACCTTTTAATGGAAAAACAGCATAACCGTGGCCAGGATGGCGCCGGTGTTGCCACCATTAAACTGGACATTGAACCGGGCAAGCGCTACATCAGCCGCCACCGGAGCATGGCCCCAAGCGCGGTAGCCGACATTTTTGAGTACATCCAAAAGAAATTTGCCGACATACAAAAGGAGTCGCCTGAAAAAATGCAGGATGCCGAATGGCTGAAGGAAAACGTAAGCTTCACCGGCGAGGTTTTACTGGGCCACCTGCGTTACGGTACCCATGGCAAAAACTCGATAGAAAGCTGCCACCCTTTCCTGCGCCAAAACAACTGGCAAACCCGTAACCTGGTAATTGCCGGTAACTTCAACATGACCAATGTTGATGAGCTGTTGCAACAACTATACGACCTGGGCCAACATCCGAAAGAGAAAGCGGATACCGTTACCGTGCTGGAAAAAATAGGCCACTTTTTAGATACCGAAAACCAAGGCTTGTTCGACCAGTACAAGCGCGAGGGCATGGACGATAATAAGGAGATCAGCAAAATGATCGCTAACGATCTGGACGTGGCCAAGATACTGAAGAAATCGGCCAAGAGCTGGGATGGTGGTTATACCATAGCTGGCATACTGGGCCATGGAGACGCCTTTGTAATGCGCGATCCGGTTGGTATACGCCCTGCTTATTACTATTATAACGATGAAATTGTAGTGGCTGCTTCTGAGCGCCCTGCCATACAAACGGCCTTTAATGTAGCTTTCGAGGATATCCGCGAGATAAAACCGGGCCATGCCCTGGTTGTGAAAAAGAACGGCCGTATAACCGAAGACCAGTTTAGTGAACCAAAGGAAAAGAAATCGTGCTCGTTCGAACGTATCTATTTCTCGCGCGGCAGCGACGCCGCCATTTACCGCGAACGTAAACAACTGGGCCGTTTGTTATGCCCGCAAATACTGGAAGCGGTAGACCATGACGTTAAGAACACGGTGTTCTCGTTTATCCCCAATACAGCCGAGGTTGCTTACTACGGCATGGCCGAAGGGGTGCATAAATATATTAAGCAGTATCAACGTGATGCCCTGCTAAACCGCGAGGATAAAATAAGCGACGAAGAACTGACCGAAGTGTTGGCCATTGCGCCCCGCTTAGAGAAATTGGCCATAAAGGACGTGAAGCTGCGCACGTTTATTACCAACGATGCCGACCGCGGCGAAATGGTGGCCCACGTATACGACACCACCTACGGTGTTATAAAAAATGGCACGGATACGCTGGTGGCTTTGGACGATTCGATTGTGCGTGGTACTACACTAAAGCAAAGCATCCTGAAGATACTGGACAGGCTTGGCCCTAAAAAGATCGTGATCGTATCATCGGCGCCGCAGATCCGTTACCCGGATTGCTACGGCATCGACATGAGCCGTATGGGCGAGTTTGTAGCTTTTGAAGCAGCCGTAAGTTTGCTAAGGGAAAACGGCATGGAAGCTGTGCTGGCCGACGTATACCAGAAATGTAAAGACAGCCTGCTGCTGCCCAAAGAACAGGTGCAGAACTACGTAAAAGCTATCTACGAGCCATTTACCGACCAGGAAATATCCGACCGTATTGCGCAGATCATTACACCTAAAGGCACTAATGCCGAAGTTAAAGTGATTTACCAAACCCTTGAAAACCTGCACACCGCTTGCCCCGATCATTTAGGCGACTGGTACTTCAGCGGCGATTATCCAACCCCGGGCGGCAACAAAATTGTGAACCGCGCTTTTGTAAACTGGATGGAAGGTAAGAATCAAAGGGCGTATATGTAG
- a CDS encoding deoxycytidylate deaminase: protein MNKPSFGHIFMNLAADLAKRSHCVKAQVGAVLAKDTRIISIGYNGPPSGTHNCDEEWPETGCARDSKGSCSLALHAEENAILYAVKNGTRLDGATLYTTLSPCLACARLIYSAGVKQVYYRYSYAEYKGLASDEGVDFLNRFGVATEKFVE from the coding sequence ATGAATAAACCCTCATTCGGACATATATTTATGAACCTTGCGGCTGATCTGGCCAAGCGGTCGCATTGCGTAAAGGCGCAGGTGGGCGCGGTGCTGGCTAAGGATACGCGCATTATTTCTATCGGGTATAATGGCCCGCCATCCGGAACACATAATTGCGACGAGGAATGGCCGGAGACCGGTTGCGCGCGCGACTCGAAGGGGAGTTGTTCGCTTGCACTACATGCCGAGGAAAATGCCATATTATATGCCGTGAAAAACGGCACCCGTTTGGATGGGGCTACTTTGTACACTACGCTATCGCCTTGTTTGGCTTGTGCCCGGTTGATCTATTCGGCAGGGGTGAAGCAGGTATACTACCGTTACTCGTATGCTGAGTATAAGGGTTTAGCCAGCGATGAGGGTGTGGATTTTCTGAATCGTTTTGGTGTAGCCACCGAGAAGTTTGTAGAGTAG
- a CDS encoding MFS transporter, whose protein sequence is MAQSNSKNYGSALLTLITVFFFWGFVAASNDILIPVFKEKLNLEQWQSQMISFAFYFAYTVGSLIYFFISKARGGDILNHFGYKNGIAAGLVLSALGTLLFYPAAESASFYIMITGLFIVGLGFSLQQIAANALAVAMGDPKTGAQRLSLAGGINNFGTTIGPLLVSWAIFGSVAAGSDHVADISAVKFPYLILGAAFILVAIIFKFSSVPNKIENITEEVVSSPTDVAPPLQGDRKSAINYLQLSLGMIAIFVYVGVEVSTASNLPAYMKEKLNVPTANIAPFISLYWASLMIGRWTASIGAFDLSGGAKKILRFIMPYIAFAVFLAVNKIAQHDITPFYIYAAVVVVLIIADLLSRGNPARQLLIFSGCAIAALFIGMFTTGMVSVFAFVSVGLFCSTLWPCIYTLAVTGLGRHTNEGSSFLIMMIMGGGFISLLQGYLADHFLGIQFSYLVGVACFVYLAFYAIRAKKELKTQGIDFDTVEVSGGH, encoded by the coding sequence ATGGCGCAAAGTAACAGCAAGAACTATGGTTCGGCATTGCTGACGTTGATCACTGTATTCTTTTTTTGGGGCTTCGTAGCCGCAAGTAACGACATTTTAATCCCTGTATTTAAGGAGAAGCTAAACCTGGAGCAATGGCAATCGCAAATGATATCGTTCGCGTTTTACTTTGCTTATACCGTAGGTTCGCTTATTTACTTCTTTATTTCAAAAGCACGCGGGGGCGATATTCTTAACCACTTTGGTTATAAAAATGGTATCGCGGCGGGTTTGGTGCTTTCGGCACTGGGGACCTTGTTGTTTTACCCTGCGGCAGAAAGCGCTTCGTTTTACATTATGATCACCGGCTTGTTTATTGTAGGTTTGGGCTTCTCGTTACAGCAAATTGCGGCCAACGCCTTAGCGGTTGCCATGGGCGATCCTAAAACCGGCGCGCAACGTTTAAGCCTGGCCGGCGGTATCAATAACTTTGGTACAACCATTGGGCCGCTGTTGGTTAGCTGGGCCATTTTTGGTTCGGTGGCAGCCGGTTCAGATCATGTTGCCGATATCAGCGCGGTGAAATTCCCTTATTTAATACTGGGCGCGGCTTTTATATTGGTGGCCATCATCTTCAAGTTTTCATCGGTACCCAATAAAATTGAAAACATTACCGAAGAAGTGGTAAGCAGCCCAACAGATGTAGCCCCACCGCTTCAGGGCGACCGTAAAAGCGCCATCAATTACCTGCAATTATCGCTGGGTATGATCGCCATATTTGTTTACGTAGGGGTGGAAGTTTCAACAGCCAGTAACCTGCCGGCTTATATGAAAGAAAAGCTGAATGTACCTACGGCCAACATCGCGCCTTTTATCTCGTTATACTGGGCCAGTTTAATGATCGGTCGTTGGACTGCATCTATCGGCGCCTTCGACCTGTCGGGCGGTGCTAAAAAGATCCTGCGTTTTATCATGCCATACATTGCCTTCGCGGTATTTTTAGCGGTAAACAAAATAGCCCAGCACGATATTACACCATTTTATATTTACGCCGCAGTGGTAGTGGTACTAATTATTGCCGACTTGCTGAGCCGTGGTAATCCGGCCCGCCAGTTGCTCATCTTCTCAGGATGTGCAATAGCAGCACTATTTATCGGCATGTTCACTACCGGTATGGTAAGCGTATTTGCCTTTGTTAGTGTAGGGCTGTTCTGCTCTACACTGTGGCCATGTATTTATACCTTAGCCGTAACCGGTTTGGGCCGCCATACCAACGAGGGTTCCAGCTTCCTGATCATGATGATCATGGGTGGTGGCTTTATCAGCTTGCTGCAAGGTTACCTGGCCGACCATTTCCTGGGTATACAATTCTCGTACCTGGTAGGTGTTGCCTGCTTTGTTTACCTGGCATTTTACGCTATCAGGGCTAAAAAAGAACTTAAAACACAAGGTATTGACTTTGATACTGTTGAAGTATCGGGCGGGCACTAA